In one window of Electrophorus electricus isolate fEleEle1 chromosome 15, fEleEle1.pri, whole genome shotgun sequence DNA:
- the mgat1a gene encoding alpha-1,3-mannosyl-glycoprotein 2-beta-N-acetylglucosaminyltransferase a, with translation MLHKKGSLIICGAFLFVAWNAILIFVLLGRSPVVQVDNGWLTEPRYGEDQYISAHKGTEYGNIIKELMQVVNAFETELESQNRILRQIQRHKSLLEKSKNDDTAIKNDSNVENPSHVVIPILVMACNRVTVKRCLDKLLEYRPSAELFPIIVSQDCGHTETAKVIASYGSQLTHIKQPDLSDISVPASHRKFQGYYKISRHYHWALNQVFNTFSYSSVIIVEDDLEVASDFFEYFKALHALLKSDPTLWCVSAWNDNGKEGFVDPGKSSLLYRTDFFPGLGWMLLKELWLELEPKWPASFWDDWMRHPDQRKDRSCIRPEISRTLTFGRKGVSLGQFYDKYLRFIKLNNEFVPFTKIDLSYLEQRKYNEAFEKEVYSAPVVTVEELQSGKLSGPGSFRVQYSSPESFKMLARSLGLMDDLKSGVPRAGYRGVVSFFLRGRRIYIAPPAGWTQYDPTWS, from the exons ATGCTCCACAAGAAAGGGTCACTAATCATTTGTGGTGCTTTCTTGTTTGTTGCTTGGAATGCCATTCTTATATTTGTCCTATTGGGACGGTCTCCCGTTGTCCAAGTGGACAATGGTTGGCTGACAGAGCCTAGATACGGGGAGGACCAATATATTTCAGCTCATAAAGGCACAGAATATGGCAATATTATTAAGGAATTAATGCAAGTTGTTAATGCATTCGAGACAGAACTTGAGTCACAGAATAGAATCCTTCGTCAGATTCAGAGGCATAAATCCTTgttggaaaaaagcaaaaatgatgaTACAGCTATAAAGAATGACTCAAATGTTGAAAACCCATCTCATGTGGTCATTCCCATCTTGGTCATGGCGTGTAACCGGGTAACAGTGAAACGCTGCTTGGACAAACTCCTTGAGTACCGCCCTTCAGCTGAGCTCTTTCCAATCATTGTGAGCCAGGATTGTGGACACACAGAGACGGCAAAAGTGATTGCCTCATATGGCAGTCAGCTGACCCATATTAAACAGCCTGATTTATCGGACATTTCTGTGCCTGCGTCACATAGGAAATTCCAGGGTTACTACAAAATCTCACGACATTATCACTGGGCTCTAAACCAGGTGTTCAACACCTTCTCATATTCCTCTGTAATCATAGTGGAGGATGATTTGGAG GTTGCATCTGACTTTTTTGAATACTTTAAGGCCCTCCACGCTTTACTGAAATCTGACCCcactctgtggtgtgtgtctgcttggAATGACAATGGCAAGGAGGGATTTGTTGACCCTGGTAAATCAAGCCTCTTATATAGGACAGATTTCTTCCCAGGACTTGGATGGATGCTGCTGAAGGAACTCTGGCTTGAACTTGAGCCAAAGTGGCCAGCCTCATTTTGGGATGACTGGATGAGGCATCCTGATCAGCGCAAAGACAGGTCTTGCATTCGTCCTGAAATATCTAGGACTTTAACTTTTGGCCGTAAGGGTGTGAGCTTGGGTCAGTTCTATGACAAATACCTCCGCTTTATTAAGCTCAATAATGAATTTGTGCCTTTTACAAAAATAGATCTGTCTTACTTGGAGCAGAGGAAATATAATGAGGCTTTTGAGAAGGAAGTTTACAGTGCTCCCGTTGTGACTGTAGAAGAGCTGCAGAGTGGGAAGCTGTCTGGGCCAGGTTCCTTCCGTGTGCAGTATTCCAGTCCAGAGAGTTTTAAAATGCTGGCGCGCAGTCTGGGACTCATGGATGACCTGAAGTCTGGAGTGCCACGAGCAGGTTATCGAGGTGTTGTTAGTTTCTTTTTACGAGGTAGGCGGATCTACATAGCACCGCCTGCTGGTTGGACGCAGTATGATCCAACTTGGAGTTAA